A window from Aliamphritea hakodatensis encodes these proteins:
- a CDS encoding DUF1638 domain-containing protein, producing MISKANGWEHLQPQCITAELHNYPEQITGAVKHLIDIAKSKDQEIFVAYGDCGTGGQLDAMLEAEGVERVPGSHCYEFFSGGEIFEQFNEAELGTFYLTDFLTRHFDRLVIRGMGLEDKPELMPMYFGHYKKLLYIAQTNDPKLQEMARQAADKLGLEYEYYYGGTGVLGDALLSFNQRIAVELKD from the coding sequence ATGATTTCCAAAGCAAATGGCTGGGAACATCTGCAGCCGCAGTGTATTACTGCTGAGTTGCATAACTACCCCGAGCAGATTACCGGGGCAGTTAAACACCTGATCGATATTGCCAAGTCAAAAGATCAGGAGATCTTCGTTGCTTATGGTGACTGTGGTACTGGCGGACAGCTGGATGCCATGCTGGAAGCAGAAGGGGTTGAACGGGTGCCGGGAAGTCATTGCTACGAATTCTTCAGTGGCGGTGAAATCTTTGAGCAATTTAATGAAGCGGAACTGGGTACGTTTTACCTGACCGACTTTCTTACCCGTCATTTTGACCGGTTAGTGATCCGCGGCATGGGGCTTGAAGATAAGCCTGAGCTGATGCCGATGTACTTCGGACACTACAAAAAACTCCTCTATATTGCCCAGACAAACGATCCCAAGCTACAGGAGATGGCCAGGCAGGCGGCTGATAAGCTGGGTCTGGAATACGAATATTATTATGGCGGCACCGGTGTTCTGGGTGACGCGCTGCTAAGCTTTAACCAGCGTATCGCGGTGGAGCTGAAAGATTAA
- a CDS encoding corrinoid protein, with product MSEEYYDDEELDLSTLPDDELVEQCHDDLYNGLMEEVVEATEIFLERGWAPDRVLNEALVGGMTIVGVDFRDGILFVPEVLSAANAMKGGMAILRPLLAETGAESVGKMVIGTVKGDIHDIGKNLVAMMMEGAGFEVIDIGINIPVEDYLAALEEHKPDILGMSALLTTTMPYMKVVIDTMKEKGIRDDFIVLVGGAPLNQEFGDAVGACGYCRDAAVAVDMAKEMIAAKRAA from the coding sequence ATGTCTGAAGAATACTATGATGATGAAGAACTTGATCTGTCCACGCTGCCCGATGATGAGCTGGTAGAACAGTGTCACGATGACCTGTACAACGGTCTGATGGAAGAAGTTGTTGAAGCAACTGAAATCTTCCTGGAACGTGGCTGGGCCCCTGACCGTGTGCTGAACGAAGCACTGGTTGGTGGTATGACTATCGTCGGTGTTGACTTCCGTGACGGCATTCTGTTCGTACCTGAAGTACTGTCTGCAGCAAACGCAATGAAGGGCGGCATGGCTATCCTGCGTCCTCTGCTGGCTGAAACCGGTGCTGAGTCTGTGGGTAAAATGGTTATTGGTACCGTTAAGGGTGATATCCATGATATCGGTAAGAACCTGGTAGCGATGATGATGGAAGGTGCCGGTTTTGAAGTAATCGACATCGGTATCAACATCCCTGTTGAAGATTACCTGGCGGCTCTGGAAGAGCACAAGCCGGATATCCTGGGTATGTCTGCACTGCTGACAACCACAATGCCTTACATGAAAGTCGTTATTGACACCATGAAAGAGAAAGGCATCCGTGACGACTTCATCGTACTGGTAGGTGGCGCGCCGCTGAACCAGGAATTCGGCGATGCAGTGGGTGCATGTGGTTACTGCCGTGACGCAGCGGTTGCTGTTGATATGGCGAAAGAAATGATTGCAGCCAAGCGCGCTGCATAA
- a CDS encoding glutathione S-transferase family protein has protein sequence MSYQLYSAPDSANLVIQMILEQLDAPYELCWLSRGQGEHRSDSYLALNPQGLIPTLVDGEHAVFETAAIALYLGQKYGRLVPATGNARAYSRCLQWMFYLSNTLHADLRVQFYSDRYRPEGTSPDAFLSKIKARVFGHFSLLNDELEKHSSGGWLLDEALSVCDFYLAGLARWSVLYPQGQAIDAEQLLSLPALNDFLIRMEQLPAVSRSIADQSVFGGLLRYPDPPDLPPAMITG, from the coding sequence GTGAGTTATCAACTATACAGTGCGCCGGACAGCGCCAACCTTGTAATTCAGATGATTCTGGAGCAGCTGGATGCGCCCTATGAGCTTTGCTGGCTGAGCCGGGGGCAGGGGGAGCATCGCAGCGACAGTTACCTGGCGCTTAACCCTCAGGGGCTGATACCCACGCTGGTGGACGGTGAGCATGCCGTATTTGAAACCGCAGCCATTGCACTGTATCTGGGGCAGAAGTATGGCCGCCTGGTACCGGCGACCGGGAATGCGCGGGCATATTCACGCTGTCTGCAGTGGATGTTCTATCTCTCCAATACCTTACATGCGGATCTGCGGGTGCAGTTTTATTCTGACCGGTACCGGCCGGAGGGGACTTCGCCGGACGCTTTTCTGAGTAAAATCAAAGCACGGGTATTCGGGCATTTTTCATTGCTGAATGATGAATTAGAGAAACATTCCTCCGGGGGTTGGTTGCTGGATGAAGCGTTGTCGGTCTGTGATTTTTATCTGGCGGGGCTGGCGCGCTGGTCAGTTCTGTATCCGCAGGGGCAGGCAATTGATGCAGAGCAGCTGCTGAGTCTGCCTGCGCTGAACGACTTTCTGATCCGCATGGAGCAGTTGCCCGCCGTCTCCAGAAGCATTGCCGATCAGTCGGTTTTTGGCGGGTTACTGCGCTATCCCGATCCGCCGGATTTACCCCCGGCGATGATTACCGGCTGA
- a CDS encoding hydantoinase/oxoprolinase family protein has product MAFRLGIDTGGTYTDAVIMNDQNKIVATFKSLTTRHDLTIGIGNAISGLPKEYLTDVTLIALSTTLTTNSVVEGHGAPVCVMLPGYTQSQVDKSGLMDMVSDDAALLMAGGHGATGDEAEPLDLDAAREFILEQRDKVSAFAISSMFGTRNASHEIQLRDLVNELSGKPVACGHELASSLGAPQRALTAVLNARMVPYIQKLINALKQIVGEHEIDAPLMIVKGDGSLVNTQTALLQPVATVLSGPAASVVGACALSGLKNAVVADMGGTTTDIAIVTDGKPELCSDGARVGDWQPMVEAVRIYAIGLGGDSEVAFSTSEGFAIGPRRVVPMCLLGKEYPWVKERLLHQLNAYPNARNNRFVMRLESNEEMLANLTPDEAYAWERLGEGPIELDAAVEENRHLARALARLQRAGLAIYSGFTPSDASHVLGLSDHWCKETAEIAAKIWANQLRNLYGMGTWPPGDALSPCKEVYELVIKKISHVLIESGLHQTGKMSGAKAKSLAGLLADLVLDGNKEESSNPLFKVDFASGYPLVAVGAPAASYYPSVAKKIGLDLHLPEHGNVANAVGAVMGSVVQRAHVTISQPTFGVFCLYHQGEPKRFSDLDKAVTCAEELVTDLATRLAQEAGAESIEISLSRSDNHIKHDIDGELFLDCEITATASGRPDCNVLDLPESPEACSA; this is encoded by the coding sequence ATGGCGTTTCGTTTAGGTATTGATACCGGTGGTACGTATACCGATGCGGTCATCATGAATGATCAGAATAAAATTGTGGCAACGTTTAAAAGCCTGACCACACGGCATGATCTGACCATTGGTATCGGCAATGCTATCTCTGGCCTGCCAAAAGAATATCTGACGGATGTCACCCTGATTGCGCTGTCCACAACCCTGACCACCAATTCGGTGGTGGAAGGACACGGAGCGCCGGTTTGTGTGATGTTGCCCGGTTATACCCAGAGTCAGGTCGATAAAAGCGGCCTGATGGATATGGTCAGTGACGATGCCGCTCTGTTGATGGCCGGTGGTCACGGCGCAACCGGTGATGAAGCGGAACCGCTGGACCTTGACGCGGCCCGGGAATTTATTCTGGAACAGCGGGACAAGGTTTCTGCGTTTGCTATTTCCAGTATGTTCGGCACCCGGAACGCCAGCCATGAGATTCAGTTACGGGATCTGGTCAATGAATTATCCGGTAAGCCGGTGGCCTGTGGTCATGAGCTTGCCAGTAGCCTGGGGGCACCTCAGCGGGCGCTGACAGCCGTGCTGAATGCCCGGATGGTGCCTTACATCCAGAAGCTGATTAACGCCCTGAAACAGATTGTCGGTGAGCACGAGATTGATGCGCCGCTGATGATCGTGAAAGGTGATGGCTCACTGGTCAACACCCAGACGGCCTTGCTGCAGCCGGTCGCGACGGTCCTATCCGGCCCGGCAGCCAGTGTGGTGGGGGCCTGTGCTTTAAGTGGCCTGAAAAATGCAGTTGTGGCGGATATGGGCGGCACGACCACCGATATCGCCATCGTTACAGATGGTAAGCCTGAGCTGTGTTCTGACGGTGCCCGGGTTGGCGACTGGCAACCTATGGTTGAGGCGGTGCGTATTTATGCCATCGGCCTGGGCGGCGACAGTGAAGTGGCATTCAGTACCAGTGAAGGCTTTGCAATCGGCCCGCGCCGGGTCGTGCCAATGTGTCTGCTGGGTAAAGAATATCCATGGGTTAAAGAACGTTTGCTGCACCAGCTGAATGCGTATCCGAATGCCCGGAACAACCGCTTTGTGATGCGTCTGGAAAGCAATGAAGAAATGCTGGCGAATCTGACACCGGATGAGGCCTACGCCTGGGAACGTCTGGGGGAAGGGCCGATCGAACTGGATGCTGCGGTGGAAGAAAACCGCCATCTTGCCCGGGCACTGGCGCGCCTGCAGCGGGCCGGTCTGGCGATCTACAGTGGTTTCACCCCGTCCGATGCATCCCATGTACTGGGGCTGAGTGACCACTGGTGTAAAGAAACCGCTGAAATTGCGGCTAAGATCTGGGCGAATCAGCTTCGCAATCTTTATGGTATGGGCACCTGGCCACCGGGAGATGCCCTGTCGCCGTGTAAGGAAGTGTATGAGCTGGTGATCAAGAAGATCAGCCATGTACTGATTGAGTCAGGCCTGCATCAGACCGGTAAGATGAGCGGTGCCAAGGCGAAAAGCCTGGCCGGTCTGCTGGCTGATCTGGTACTGGACGGCAATAAAGAAGAGTCCAGCAACCCGCTGTTTAAAGTGGACTTTGCCAGTGGATATCCGCTGGTGGCGGTGGGTGCGCCAGCTGCCAGTTATTATCCGAGCGTGGCGAAAAAGATCGGTCTGGATCTGCATCTGCCGGAGCATGGCAATGTAGCGAATGCCGTCGGTGCGGTGATGGGATCGGTGGTGCAGCGCGCCCACGTGACCATCTCTCAGCCGACTTTCGGGGTGTTCTGCCTATACCATCAGGGTGAGCCGAAACGGTTCAGTGATCTTGATAAAGCCGTTACCTGTGCGGAAGAGCTGGTGACTGATCTGGCAACCCGTCTGGCGCAGGAAGCCGGCGCTGAATCGATCGAGATATCCCTGAGCCGCAGCGATAACCACATTAAGCATGATATCGACGGGGAGCTGTTCCTGGACTGTGAGATTACTGCCACAGCCAGCGGCCGCCCTGACTGTAATGTGCTGGACCTGCCGGAGTCTCCGGAGGCCTGCAGCGCATAA
- a CDS encoding DUF1289 domain-containing protein has protein sequence MKIDEAMIAEADGELKSDEQLIAEAEMTPCMGVCVADGDTGWCFGCGRTQVEIDDWQMFDATQKTTLETELKGRVSELLERRKAERAAGGASGRRGRNRRLKV, from the coding sequence ATGAAAATCGATGAGGCAATGATCGCTGAAGCCGACGGTGAACTGAAATCTGATGAGCAGTTGATTGCTGAAGCAGAGATGACACCCTGCATGGGCGTGTGTGTCGCAGATGGCGATACCGGCTGGTGCTTCGGTTGCGGTCGTACACAAGTTGAAATTGATGACTGGCAGATGTTCGATGCCACCCAAAAAACCACACTTGAAACCGAGCTGAAGGGCCGGGTTTCTGAGTTGCTGGAGCGGCGTAAGGCTGAACGTGCTGCAGGTGGTGCCAGTGGCCGCCGTGGCCGTAATCGCCGGTTAAAAGTGTAA
- a CDS encoding MmcQ/YjbR family DNA-binding protein, whose product MDYNTTRDYLLSRPEAAEDFPFYPDVAVFKICGKMFATLSMDKAENGSAAPHMNLKCDPQEAQMLRDIFPAVKAGYHMNKRHWNTVILDGSVPEGEVQRMIDRSYGLVVKGLTRKQRQPLELRYSPEELYR is encoded by the coding sequence ATGGACTACAACACAACCCGCGATTACCTGCTCAGCCGGCCGGAAGCCGCAGAAGACTTTCCGTTTTACCCGGATGTCGCCGTCTTCAAAATATGCGGCAAGATGTTCGCGACCCTTTCAATGGATAAAGCAGAGAACGGCTCTGCCGCGCCTCACATGAACCTGAAATGCGATCCGCAGGAAGCACAGATGCTGCGGGATATTTTCCCTGCGGTTAAAGCCGGCTACCACATGAATAAACGCCACTGGAATACCGTCATTCTCGACGGTTCTGTGCCCGAGGGTGAAGTTCAGCGCATGATCGACCGCTCCTACGGGCTGGTCGTCAAAGGCCTGACGCGCAAGCAACGGCAACCGCTGGAGCTCAGGTACAGCCCTGAAGAGCTGTACCGCTGA
- a CDS encoding GlxA family transcriptional regulator: MKAEHSPADVRNEHIQTKDAVRVGFILLEHFSLLAFTAAYDALVTANLVSHADDCKERGLRYELQSYGVHQQQVVSDLGIEISAVDQLSVLSRQLPDVLIVCGGFRCELSEDKGVSAILRRAAKQGVILGGIWNGVVSMAHAGVLQETACTLHPDNHALMRETFPLIPLTDKPFQFDNNILTCAGGASALDMMLQLVKHLQGDAITRAVREILSCDRFSETAAPGAQNGIRLADCNDYPDALRTMIQLMQGNIEEPLVIDELAALAGLSRRKTERLFQQHLDVSPSRYYMQLRIKYAKCLLLQSRASVTEIAVASGFVSSSHFSNCFKGFFGLAPSDFREQQLRGSV; the protein is encoded by the coding sequence ATGAAGGCAGAGCACAGTCCTGCGGATGTCAGGAATGAACATATACAGACTAAAGACGCGGTCAGAGTCGGTTTTATTCTGCTGGAACACTTTAGCCTGCTCGCTTTCACTGCTGCGTACGATGCCCTGGTAACCGCTAATCTGGTGAGCCATGCCGATGATTGCAAAGAGCGGGGGCTCCGTTATGAACTGCAAAGTTATGGTGTACATCAACAGCAGGTTGTGAGTGATCTTGGCATTGAAATCAGTGCTGTTGATCAGTTGTCTGTGCTCAGCCGTCAGTTGCCGGACGTGTTAATTGTCTGCGGCGGTTTTCGCTGTGAGCTCAGTGAGGACAAAGGTGTATCGGCCATATTAAGGCGGGCCGCTAAGCAGGGGGTTATTTTAGGCGGCATCTGGAATGGGGTGGTCAGCATGGCGCATGCCGGGGTTTTACAGGAAACCGCCTGTACACTGCATCCTGATAATCATGCGCTGATGCGTGAAACGTTCCCGCTGATACCATTAACGGATAAACCTTTTCAGTTCGACAATAATATTCTGACCTGTGCCGGTGGGGCCAGCGCGCTGGATATGATGTTGCAACTTGTTAAGCATTTACAGGGCGATGCCATCACCAGGGCTGTCAGGGAGATTCTTAGCTGTGACCGCTTTTCCGAAACCGCCGCTCCGGGTGCGCAGAACGGAATCAGACTCGCTGATTGTAACGACTATCCGGATGCACTGCGGACGATGATTCAACTGATGCAGGGAAATATTGAAGAGCCGCTGGTAATAGACGAACTGGCGGCTCTGGCTGGCCTGTCCCGGCGTAAGACCGAACGGTTATTCCAGCAGCATCTTGATGTTTCGCCGTCCCGCTATTACATGCAGCTGCGCATTAAATATGCCAAATGTTTACTGTTGCAAAGCAGGGCATCTGTCACCGAGATTGCGGTCGCCAGCGGTTTTGTCTCTTCCAGCCATTTCAGTAATTGCTTCAAGGGATTCTTTGGCCTTGCGCCGTCTGATTTCCGGGAGCAGCAATTAAGGGGATCTGTGTAG
- a CDS encoding LysR substrate-binding domain-containing protein: protein MKNLPMDLLRTFTTINDLGGFTQAGDLLGRSQPAISLQIKRLEEMLEVTLFNRVGGLKLTEEGEILYSYARKILEMNDTVCSRLSTPSLSGSVRLGTPNDFEVSFLPVLLSKFSRAYPDVTLDVRSDVSINLRKEYKKGTYDFVMTMDEYPNHEYAKDDFIIEPLSWAVGPTFSLPHDQPVPLVLYPQGCIYRQHITQALNKANIPWRILYCSSSLLGIKSAIKAGLGISALSINTMPKSLVPEHGFEHLPELGQVTIGFNYDRNNLSPAAALLLDHLRNGLKQNQDYPSAFNLMPD, encoded by the coding sequence ATGAAAAACCTTCCCATGGACCTGCTACGCACTTTTACCACCATCAATGATCTTGGTGGCTTCACCCAGGCGGGTGACCTGCTGGGGCGCTCTCAGCCTGCGATCAGCCTGCAAATTAAGCGCCTGGAAGAAATGCTCGAGGTGACACTGTTCAACCGGGTCGGCGGGCTTAAACTCACCGAAGAAGGTGAAATCCTTTACAGCTACGCCCGTAAAATTCTCGAGATGAATGACACCGTCTGTTCCCGCTTATCCACCCCCAGTCTGAGCGGATCTGTACGTCTGGGTACACCCAATGATTTTGAAGTGTCATTTCTGCCAGTCCTGCTATCTAAATTCTCCCGGGCATATCCTGATGTCACATTAGATGTCCGTTCGGATGTCAGCATTAATCTGCGCAAAGAGTATAAAAAAGGCACCTATGACTTCGTCATGACCATGGACGAATATCCCAATCATGAATACGCCAAAGATGACTTCATCATTGAACCCCTGTCATGGGCTGTCGGACCTACCTTCAGCTTACCCCATGATCAGCCCGTCCCTCTGGTGCTGTATCCGCAGGGCTGCATCTACCGGCAACACATCACCCAGGCACTGAATAAAGCCAATATTCCATGGCGGATTCTCTATTGCTCCTCCAGCCTGCTGGGCATTAAATCTGCAATCAAAGCAGGCCTGGGCATCAGCGCTCTGTCGATAAACACCATGCCCAAAAGCCTGGTACCTGAGCATGGTTTCGAACACTTGCCGGAACTGGGTCAGGTAACCATCGGCTTTAACTACGACCGGAACAATCTGTCTCCGGCGGCAGCCTTGCTGCTGGATCATCTGCGTAACGGCCTGAAACAAAATCAGGATTACCCAAGTGCCTTTAATCTGATGCCGGACTGA
- a CDS encoding TRAP transporter large permease — protein MTIFFLTIAIVIFLLLFEVPVAFSFGLGALFYGVLTGTDISFHAGYGYSQIGAFSLLALPLFVQAGTLMGTGGISERLLDFVNAFVGRTKGGLGAVTVLSCAMFGAISGSASAAIAAIGRIMVPRMIREGYPEGHATSLVAVSSVLALMIPPSIPMIVFAIATRQSVAKVFLATMLPGILLALVYCALNFFFLRNNTSIKVAPKLPLGEVGREIWTAGKRATLAIIMPFIILGGIYSGVATPTEAGAVALVYTLFVGFVVYRTMTLRNVFNASKDAAILTGSVIMVLFFLFIMSRGMILAQIPNQFADLLLSISDNKIVLLLIINLLLLLMGMIVDDVSGGVLAAIILMPVVQKIGVDPIHFAAIVGTNLGLGNISPPCAPLLYMAGGVTKLSLDKYIGPTMKFLLLGHLPMVFIVTFIPELSLYLPSLLDD, from the coding sequence ATGACGATTTTCTTTCTCACCATCGCCATAGTCATTTTTCTGTTGTTATTTGAAGTTCCTGTTGCGTTCTCTTTCGGCCTGGGAGCACTGTTTTACGGGGTGCTGACCGGGACGGATATTTCGTTCCATGCCGGTTACGGTTATTCACAGATCGGTGCGTTTTCGTTGCTGGCGCTGCCGTTATTTGTTCAGGCCGGCACGCTAATGGGCACCGGGGGGATATCGGAACGGTTACTGGATTTTGTGAATGCTTTTGTTGGCCGTACCAAAGGTGGCCTGGGTGCTGTCACGGTGCTTAGCTGTGCGATGTTCGGGGCTATTTCCGGCAGTGCTTCGGCAGCCATTGCGGCAATTGGCAGAATCATGGTGCCCAGAATGATTCGTGAAGGCTATCCGGAAGGTCATGCGACCTCACTGGTGGCGGTGTCTTCAGTACTTGCCCTGATGATTCCGCCCAGTATACCGATGATCGTTTTCGCAATCGCTACCCGGCAGTCAGTGGCTAAAGTATTTCTGGCGACGATGCTGCCGGGCATTCTGTTAGCGCTTGTGTATTGCGCACTGAATTTCTTTTTCCTGCGTAATAACACCAGTATCAAGGTTGCACCTAAATTACCGCTGGGTGAGGTCGGCCGGGAAATCTGGACTGCGGGTAAGCGCGCCACGCTGGCGATCATTATGCCGTTCATCATCCTGGGAGGCATTTACAGTGGGGTGGCGACGCCTACCGAGGCCGGCGCTGTCGCGCTGGTGTATACCCTGTTTGTCGGCTTTGTTGTGTACCGCACGATGACGCTCCGTAACGTCTTCAACGCGAGTAAAGATGCTGCGATTCTGACCGGTTCGGTGATTATGGTGCTGTTCTTCCTGTTCATCATGAGCAGGGGCATGATACTGGCCCAGATACCGAATCAGTTTGCTGATTTATTGCTGAGTATTTCAGATAACAAAATCGTCCTGCTGCTGATAATCAACCTGCTGCTTTTGCTGATGGGCATGATTGTTGATGATGTTTCCGGCGGGGTGCTGGCGGCGATTATTCTGATGCCGGTGGTGCAAAAGATAGGCGTCGATCCTATTCACTTTGCGGCGATTGTCGGGACCAACCTGGGGCTGGGGAATATTTCTCCCCCCTGTGCACCCTTGCTTTATATGGCGGGCGGGGTGACCAAGTTATCGCTGGATAAGTATATCGGGCCAACGATGAAGTTCTTATTGCTGGGGCATTTACCTATGGTGTTTATCGTGACCTTTATACCGGAGCTGAGTCTGTATCTGCCCAGTTTGCTGGATGACTGA
- a CDS encoding TRAP transporter small permease has protein sequence MAIEYTHPDAKVGPDYINAVPEDRPDTLFFRLEARLAQSISVMMVLSSMALGLLMAVQVLMRYGLESPFLGIEELAPMLALWAYFLGMIYATRDQDHISGGIVALLIKNPYAIKLIRFTGSFLCLFATAVFGYYAWKFAQFNIDLGRKSIYMRWPKYMWDISMVCGFVLMGFYYCLQIVAEFKDLRRDYKNKKAAS, from the coding sequence ATGGCTATTGAATATACCCATCCGGATGCCAAGGTGGGACCGGATTATATTAATGCGGTACCTGAAGACCGGCCTGATACTCTGTTCTTCCGGCTGGAAGCCCGTTTAGCCCAGAGTATTTCAGTCATGATGGTGTTGTCCAGCATGGCACTGGGTTTACTGATGGCGGTCCAGGTTCTGATGCGTTATGGCCTGGAATCCCCATTTCTGGGTATCGAAGAGTTAGCCCCTATGCTCGCTTTGTGGGCGTATTTTCTCGGCATGATTTATGCCACCCGGGATCAGGATCATATATCCGGTGGCATTGTTGCGCTGCTGATTAAGAATCCTTATGCCATCAAACTGATTCGTTTTACGGGCAGTTTTTTATGTTTGTTTGCAACCGCCGTTTTCGGCTATTACGCCTGGAAATTCGCTCAGTTCAACATTGATCTCGGCCGTAAGAGCATTTACATGCGCTGGCCAAAATACATGTGGGATATCAGCATGGTGTGTGGCTTTGTGCTGATGGGCTTTTATTACTGTTTGCAGATAGTGGCGGAGTTTAAAGACCTGCGTCGCGATTATAAAAATAAGAAGGCTGCGTCATGA
- the dctP gene encoding TRAP transporter substrate-binding protein DctP: protein MTRFKKKVSKAIAAVVTAGALIGGVATAAQAAGNGHILAHVMPTDHIFNSVSEQFISKLDELSGGTVKIEYHPGGDLGDWATITEQVMQGALPMTMAWSNSELDPRLDIANLGYVAEDWPGAIKVYGPGSKMDKLFGEIYDGLNVELLGTLPTDFTGYVVRKGVEVPIKIPQDSKGFKIRVPNYPMAIDRYSALGFSVVPMAFSEVHTALQTGAIDGRAFSPPYEVLLFKDVLRAFVYTRESFEPTFWIASKSWLASLSDQERAWVREAADYATGWAWNNAEEFSQGWLDKIRAAGIEVLEQDPAQAAAYKATVEKVEWPIMEGLLGKKVMDDLRQTAGL, encoded by the coding sequence ATGACCCGTTTTAAGAAAAAGGTATCTAAAGCGATTGCCGCGGTGGTAACTGCCGGCGCGCTGATCGGTGGTGTAGCAACGGCGGCACAGGCCGCCGGTAATGGTCATATTCTGGCGCATGTTATGCCAACTGATCATATTTTTAACAGTGTCTCTGAGCAGTTCATCAGTAAACTGGATGAGTTGTCAGGCGGGACTGTAAAAATTGAATATCATCCCGGTGGCGATCTGGGAGACTGGGCAACAATTACCGAGCAGGTTATGCAGGGCGCATTACCGATGACGATGGCATGGTCTAATTCTGAGTTAGATCCCCGTCTGGATATTGCCAACCTGGGCTATGTGGCTGAAGACTGGCCGGGCGCCATTAAAGTTTATGGCCCGGGCAGTAAAATGGATAAGCTGTTTGGCGAAATTTATGATGGCCTGAATGTTGAACTGCTGGGCACTTTACCGACGGACTTTACCGGTTATGTGGTCCGTAAAGGTGTAGAAGTACCGATAAAAATTCCGCAAGACTCCAAAGGATTCAAGATCCGCGTGCCTAACTACCCGATGGCGATTGACCGCTACAGCGCGTTAGGTTTCTCCGTTGTTCCGATGGCTTTCTCTGAAGTTCATACCGCGTTACAGACCGGTGCTATTGATGGCCGGGCTTTCTCTCCTCCGTATGAAGTACTGCTGTTCAAAGATGTACTGCGTGCGTTTGTGTACACCCGTGAATCCTTTGAGCCAACTTTCTGGATTGCCAGTAAAAGCTGGCTGGCCAGCTTAAGTGATCAGGAGCGTGCCTGGGTCCGTGAAGCCGCTGACTATGCCACTGGCTGGGCCTGGAATAATGCTGAGGAATTCAGCCAGGGCTGGCTGGATAAGATCCGTGCAGCGGGGATTGAAGTTCTCGAGCAGGATCCCGCTCAGGCAGCTGCATATAAGGCGACCGTTGAGAAAGTTGAATGGCCGATTATGGAAGGTCTGCTGGGTAAAAAGGTAATGGATGATCTGCGCCAGACGGCAGGTCTGTAA